From Arachis stenosperma cultivar V10309 chromosome 2, arast.V10309.gnm1.PFL2, whole genome shotgun sequence, one genomic window encodes:
- the LOC130962010 gene encoding pentatricopeptide repeat-containing protein At1g11290, chloroplastic-like, with the protein MLHTSVLGAFNTTLEHLGPNTMAWNLAMKYHVDEELFYSAFSLYKNMRKLGVPHDTFTLPIVNRALSSMRIDASLGKMIHCVAIQVGLDVDLYFCNTMIEAYVKCECVGYACNLFDEMLQRDVVSWTSMIAGYISEGQLSVAFDLFNKMRIELEPNSVTLVVIMQACCASEILNEGVQIHGYAFKSGLLMDWSVKNSVLRMYASRVSTEEVELLFSEVDRTDVASWNVLISFFTSQRDMTRVLRLFNEMHSLEVRPWNIETLTIVISALAKSACLSKGEGMHCLIIKTGVYDDILLTSLLDFYAKCGRLETSVQLFREIRCKSNITWGAMMLAFIQNGSFVDAISLFQQMQAKDHDIAPEIWRNLIDAYANLGALKSGKVVHGYLIKDLLNGPVKGNVHLETSILNMYLRGGNMSSAKACFDRMPIKDVVAWTTMIEGLGSHGFGLEALTYFNLMMQERVQPNHVTFLSLLSACSHSGLVTEGCNIYYSMKWGFGIEPSLDHHTCMVDLLGRNGMLNEALAIILKMIVLPDSRIWGALLSASRVYGNRRFGEYAAERLLELEPHNAGYYTLLSNIKASVGSWNEVEELRRMMSEKDLKKKPGWSCIEVNGVIQGFVSGDISHTESEEVYEALGRLSRAIQEFG; encoded by the coding sequence ATGTTGCATACCAGTGTCCTTGGTGCGTTCAACACAACCTTGGAGCATCTGGGACCCAACACAATGGCGTGGAATTTGGCAATGAAGTACCATGTTGACGAGGAATTGTTCTATTCAGCTTTTTCATTATACAAAAACATGAGAAAATTGGGCGTCCCCCATGACACTTTCACTCTTCCAATAGTGAACAGAGCCTTATCTTCGATGAGGATTGATGCTTCTCTTGGAAAAATGATCCATTGTGTAGCAATTCAAGTGGGTTTGGATGTGGATTTATATTTCTGCAATACCATGATTGAGGCGTATGTGAAATGCGAGTGTGTCGGTTATGCTTGCAACTTGTTCGACGAAATGCTGCAGAGAGATGTGGTTTCTTGGACATCAATGATTGCTGGGTATATATCTGAGGGACAACTTAGTGTGGCCTTTGATTTGTTCAACAAGATGAGGATCGAATTGGAACCGAATTCAGTAACGCTTGTTGTGATCATGCAAGCATGTTGTGCTTCGGAGATATTAAACGAGGGAGTTCAAATTCATGGGTATGCATTCAAGAGTGGATTGCTGATGGATTGGTCAGTGAAAAACTCAGTTTTGAGAATGTATGCTAGTAGAGTCAGCACGGAGGAAGTAGAACTTCTATTTAGTGAAGTAGACAGAACAGATGTGGCTTCTTGGAATGTCTTGATCTCATTTTTCACCTCACAAAGAGACATGACTAGAGTGCTTCGTTTGTTCAATGAAATGCACAGCTTAGAAGTGCGTCCATGGAACATCGAGACTTTAACAATAGTTATATCAGCACTTGCAAAGTCTGCATGTCTTTCCAAGGGTGAGGGTATGCATTGCTTAATCATAAAAACGGGGGTTTATGATGATATTTTGCTCACTTCTCTGCTAGATTTTTATGCAAAATGTGGAAGACTGGAAACATCTGTTCAGCTGTTCAGAGAAATCCGTTGTAAAAGTAACATCACTTGGGGTGCTATGATGTTAGCTTTCATTCAAAATGGTTCTTTTGTAGACGCCATATCTTTATTCCAGCAAATGCAAGCCAAAGATCATGATATTGCCCCAGAAATATGGAGAAACCTAATCGATGCATATGCAAACCTGGGAGCTTTGAAATCGGGTAAAGTCGTCCATGGCTACCTCATAAAGGACTTGTTAAATGGACCTGTAAAAGGTAATGTTCACCTTGAAACCTCAATCTTAAACATGTACTTGAGAGGTGGCAACATGTCTTCGGCAAAAGCATGTTTTGATAGGATGCCCATCAAAGATGTCGTAGCATGGACAACGATGATTGAAGGACTTGGCTCTCATGGTTTTGGTCTTGAGGCATTAACATATTTCAATTTAATGATGCAGGAACGAGTGCAGCCGAATCATGTTACCTTCTTGAGCTTACTTTCTGCTTGCAGCCACTCTGGTCTGGTTACTGAGGGCTGCAATATTTATTATTCTATGAAATGGGGTTTCGGCATTGAACCCAGTTTGGATCACCACACTTGCATGGTGGATCTTTTAGGTCGAAACGGAATGCTCAATGAAGCCTTAGCCATAATATTGAAGATGATAGTTTTGCCTGATAGCAGAATTTGGGGTGCACTTCTATCTGCTTCAAGAGTTTATGGAAACAGAAGATTTGGAGAATATGCAGCAGAAAGGCTTTTGGAGCTAGAACCTCACAATGCTGGATATTATACTCTGTTGAGTAACATAAAAGCTAGTGTTGGAAGCTGGAATGAGGTTGAAGAGTTGAGGAGAATGATGAGTGAAAAGGATCTAAAGAAGAAACCCGGGTGGAGCTGCATTGAGGTCAATGGGGTCATTCAAGGATTTGTTTCTGGTGATATATCACACACTGAATCAGAAGAGGTTTATGAGGCACTGGGAAGATTAAGTAGAGCTATTCAGGAGTTTGGGTGA